Proteins encoded in a region of the Paucibacter sediminis genome:
- a CDS encoding helix-turn-helix transcriptional regulator, with the protein MRQQDYFDVSQSVDIQALEANLVAFANHMDFGLVSAVLMHGDLQSPDVRVRSVSNTPQAFMEISTSLDEARGDPVMQRLMSRSIPFIYDQRLYADSGAGELWEVQAPFGYCTGIAVGLHLPDNQHFMLGVDRPKRLPRSEKQLTRMLADVQLLAVHAQDAARRLLGPAVIEAPKLPALTPRELECLKWTMEGKSAWAVGQILAISSSAVNFHIQNAMRKLEVSSKHSAVLKCVSLGIL; encoded by the coding sequence ATGCGGCAACAGGACTACTTTGATGTGAGCCAGTCGGTGGACATTCAGGCGCTGGAAGCGAACCTGGTGGCCTTCGCCAATCACATGGATTTCGGTTTGGTGTCGGCCGTGCTGATGCATGGAGATCTGCAGTCTCCGGATGTGCGGGTGCGCTCGGTGAGCAATACGCCGCAGGCGTTCATGGAGATATCAACCAGCCTTGACGAGGCGCGTGGGGATCCGGTCATGCAGCGCCTGATGTCGCGCAGCATTCCCTTCATCTACGACCAGCGCCTGTATGCGGACAGTGGCGCCGGCGAGTTGTGGGAAGTGCAGGCTCCGTTTGGTTATTGCACGGGCATTGCAGTGGGGCTGCATCTGCCGGACAACCAGCATTTCATGCTGGGCGTGGATCGTCCCAAGCGGTTGCCTCGAAGCGAAAAGCAACTGACGCGCATGTTGGCGGACGTGCAATTGCTGGCCGTGCATGCGCAGGATGCTGCGCGGCGCTTGTTGGGTCCGGCTGTCATCGAAGCACCCAAGCTACCCGCGCTGACGCCGCGGGAGCTGGAATGCCTGAAGTGGACCATGGAGGGCAAGAGCGCCTGGGCCGTGGGGCAGATCCTGGCGATCAGTTCATCCGCGGTGAACTTCCACATCCAGAACGCGATGCGCAAGCTGGAGGTGAGCAGCAAGCACTCGGCGGTGCTGAAGTGCGTTAGCCTGGGAATCCTCTAG
- the alr gene encoding alanine racemase, giving the protein MPRPIEALIHVSALAHNLARARACAPDAQVWAVVKANAYGHGIEAAFEGLRAADGFACLDLDEARRLRELDWRGPILLLEGCFEARDLELCSRLKLWHAVHCEQQIDWLAMHKTHEPHRVFLKMNSGMNRLGFTPQAFRAAWTRLNALPQVDEISLMTHFSDADAQRFGKDGIAHQVAAFQAATADLPGERSLSNSAATLRYNQLTEVRADWVRAGIMSYGGVPDYPEHDANHWDLRPAMTLRAKVIGIQQLQPGDSVGYGSSFVAEAPMRIGTVACGYADGYPRHASSGTPVLVEGQRSRTVGRVSMDMLAVDLTELPHAGLGSEVTLWGQGPKGSLLPIDEVARAAGTIGYELMCAITRRVPVTVQHLE; this is encoded by the coding sequence ATGCCACGCCCGATTGAAGCCCTGATCCACGTTTCCGCCCTCGCCCACAACCTGGCCCGCGCGCGCGCCTGTGCCCCCGACGCCCAGGTCTGGGCGGTCGTCAAGGCGAATGCCTATGGCCATGGCATCGAGGCCGCCTTCGAGGGCCTGCGCGCCGCCGACGGCTTTGCCTGCCTGGACCTGGACGAGGCGCGCCGCCTGCGCGAACTCGACTGGCGCGGCCCCATCCTGCTGCTGGAGGGTTGCTTCGAGGCGCGCGACCTGGAGCTCTGCTCGCGCCTCAAGCTCTGGCACGCGGTGCATTGCGAGCAGCAGATCGACTGGCTGGCGATGCACAAGACGCACGAGCCGCACCGCGTCTTCCTGAAGATGAACAGCGGCATGAACCGCCTGGGCTTCACGCCACAGGCCTTCCGCGCCGCCTGGACGCGCCTCAACGCCCTGCCCCAGGTGGACGAGATTTCGCTCATGACGCATTTCTCCGATGCCGACGCGCAGCGCTTCGGCAAGGACGGCATCGCCCACCAGGTGGCCGCCTTCCAGGCCGCCACCGCCGACCTGCCAGGTGAGCGCTCGCTTTCAAACAGTGCCGCAACTCTACGATACAACCAGCTCACCGAGGTGCGGGCCGACTGGGTGCGCGCCGGCATCATGAGCTACGGCGGCGTGCCCGACTACCCTGAGCACGACGCGAACCATTGGGACCTCCGGCCCGCCATGACGCTGCGCGCCAAGGTGATCGGCATCCAGCAGTTGCAGCCCGGCGACTCGGTGGGCTACGGCAGCAGCTTCGTGGCCGAGGCGCCGATGCGCATCGGCACGGTGGCCTGCGGCTATGCCGACGGCTACCCGCGCCACGCCAGCAGCGGCACGCCGGTGCTGGTGGAGGGGCAGCGCAGCCGCACCGTCGGCCGTGTCTCGATGGACATGCTGGCGGTGGACCTCACCGAGCTGCCCCATGCCGGCCTCGGCAGCGAGGTGACGCTGTGGGGCCAGGGCCCCAAGGGTTCGCTGCTGCCCATCGACGAGGTGGCCCGCGCCGCCGGCACCATCGGCTATGAGCTGATGTGCGCCATCACCCGGCGCGTGCCCGTCACGGTGCAGCACCTGGAATGA
- a CDS encoding PspC domain-containing protein, with amino-acid sequence MSMSNELERLAELHRNGQLSDAEYAKAKARVLGEGSDSGSNGDAPGYVSGAAVNSFRRSRSDRWLGGVCAGLGRLTGLESWIWRLGFVLMAVCAGTGVLAYLLLWIFVPEE; translated from the coding sequence ATGTCCATGAGCAACGAGCTGGAACGCCTGGCCGAGCTGCACCGCAACGGGCAGCTGAGCGACGCCGAGTACGCCAAGGCCAAGGCACGCGTGCTGGGTGAAGGTAGCGACAGTGGCAGCAACGGCGACGCACCTGGCTATGTGTCAGGCGCGGCCGTGAACTCGTTTCGCCGCAGCCGCAGCGACCGCTGGCTGGGTGGCGTCTGCGCCGGCCTCGGGCGCCTCACCGGACTGGAATCCTGGATCTGGCGCCTGGGCTTTGTGCTGATGGCCGTCTGCGCCGGAACCGGCGTGCTGGCCTATCTGCTGTTGTGGATCTTTGTGCCCGAGGAGTGA
- a CDS encoding glutathione peroxidase — MAQSVYDFSALSITGQPAELASQRGKVLLIVNTASACGFTPQFKGLEQLWKDYAEQGLVVVGFPSNEFGAQDPGSNDEIASFCELNYGVSFPMMAKVEVNGAKAHPLWQWLKGEKPGILGTEGIKWNFTKFLVGRDGQVLKRYAPNDEPEKLRKDIERALAAKLKA; from the coding sequence ATGGCCCAAAGCGTCTACGACTTCAGCGCCCTTTCCATCACCGGCCAGCCGGCCGAGCTGGCCAGCCAGCGCGGCAAGGTGCTGCTGATCGTCAACACCGCCAGCGCCTGCGGCTTCACGCCCCAGTTCAAGGGCCTGGAGCAGCTCTGGAAGGACTACGCCGAGCAGGGCCTGGTGGTGGTGGGCTTCCCCAGCAACGAGTTCGGTGCCCAGGACCCCGGCAGCAACGACGAGATCGCCTCCTTCTGCGAGCTCAACTACGGCGTGAGCTTCCCGATGATGGCCAAGGTCGAGGTGAATGGCGCCAAGGCGCATCCGCTGTGGCAATGGCTCAAGGGCGAAAAGCCCGGCATCCTCGGCACCGAGGGCATCAAGTGGAACTTCACCAAGTTCCTGGTGGGCCGCGATGGCCAGGTGCTCAAGCGCTACGCGCCCAACGACGAACCCGAGAAGCTGCGCAAGGACATCGAGCGCGCGCTGGCGGCCAAGCTCAAGGCCTGA
- the pepF gene encoding oligoendopeptidase F, giving the protein MRLSTIALAAALTLGASLPFTAAAATAASPATASKQSNQLWDLSQLYPSDAAWETERQALAAELPKLKALDGTLGGSARAMLAGLDQISALRRRINRLSSYAGMKADENTQITENQARRQLADSLDNQFGEAISFVNAEVAAIGRAKVEGFIAAEPGLAKHRQNLTTMLRMAEHTLSPKEEALLASAAEAMQQPGQIYSLLTNADLPWPKITIRGKQVVLDQETYVAYRSDADPKIRKQVFEAFWPVYKAYERTIGATYAANLKGTVFTARARKYASSVALAQGEYDIPEAVYRSLVQEANAGLPTLHRYLKLRSKVLKLQQAGYQDMYVPLAKPSGSYSQAEAEALTLAALQPLGADYVKQLGDAFKQNWMHSVPQRGKRSGAYMNGSAYDVHPYLLMSFNQDYNSVSTLAHEWGHAMHSVYSNSQPYENSGYATFIAEIPSTANELLLADYMVAHAKTRDEKVFALSQQLDNLRTTFFRQAMFAEFELAAHEAAEKGEPITGEGLSKIYLTLLKRYHGHDQGVVKIDDLFGVEWAYIPHFYRDFYVYQYATCVSAAAFFAEGLAKGDLALRERYFTMLKAGSSADPYPLTRAAGLDLASPEPYRALVRRMNRAMDQLEALLASGKP; this is encoded by the coding sequence ATGCGCCTCTCCACCATCGCCCTGGCGGCCGCCCTTACCCTGGGCGCGTCCCTGCCGTTCACTGCTGCCGCCGCCACCGCGGCCAGCCCCGCCACCGCCAGCAAGCAGAGCAATCAGCTTTGGGACCTGAGCCAGCTCTACCCCAGCGATGCCGCCTGGGAGACCGAGCGCCAGGCGCTGGCCGCCGAGCTGCCCAAGCTGAAGGCGCTGGACGGCACGCTGGGCGGCAGCGCCCGGGCCATGCTGGCCGGCCTGGACCAGATCTCCGCACTGCGCCGACGCATCAACCGGCTCTCGTCCTATGCCGGCATGAAGGCCGACGAGAACACCCAGATCACCGAGAACCAGGCGCGCCGCCAGCTGGCCGATTCGCTCGACAACCAGTTCGGCGAGGCGATCTCCTTTGTCAACGCCGAGGTGGCGGCGATCGGCCGCGCCAAGGTCGAGGGCTTCATCGCCGCCGAGCCTGGCCTGGCCAAGCATCGCCAGAACCTCACCACCATGTTGCGCATGGCCGAGCACACGCTCAGCCCCAAGGAGGAGGCGCTGCTGGCCAGCGCCGCCGAGGCCATGCAGCAGCCCGGCCAGATCTACTCCCTGCTCACCAACGCCGACCTGCCCTGGCCCAAAATCACCATCCGCGGCAAGCAGGTGGTGCTGGATCAGGAAACCTATGTGGCCTACCGCAGCGACGCCGACCCCAAGATCCGCAAGCAGGTGTTCGAGGCCTTCTGGCCGGTCTACAAGGCCTATGAGCGCACCATCGGCGCCACCTACGCGGCCAATCTGAAGGGCACGGTGTTCACCGCGCGCGCCCGCAAGTACGCGAGCAGCGTGGCCCTGGCCCAGGGCGAGTACGACATCCCCGAGGCGGTCTACCGCAGCCTGGTGCAGGAGGCGAATGCCGGCCTGCCCACCCTGCACCGCTATCTGAAGCTGCGCAGCAAGGTATTGAAGCTGCAGCAGGCCGGCTACCAGGACATGTACGTGCCCCTGGCCAAGCCCTCGGGCAGCTACAGCCAGGCCGAGGCCGAGGCGCTCACGCTGGCCGCCCTGCAACCGCTGGGCGCCGACTATGTGAAGCAGCTGGGCGATGCCTTCAAGCAGAACTGGATGCACTCGGTGCCGCAGCGCGGCAAGCGCTCGGGCGCCTACATGAACGGCTCGGCCTACGACGTGCACCCCTATCTCCTGATGAGCTTCAACCAGGACTACAACAGCGTCTCCACGCTCGCGCATGAATGGGGCCATGCGATGCATTCGGTGTATTCCAACTCGCAGCCCTACGAGAACTCGGGCTACGCCACCTTCATCGCCGAGATCCCCTCCACCGCCAACGAGCTGCTGCTGGCCGACTACATGGTGGCGCATGCCAAGACGCGCGACGAGAAGGTGTTCGCGCTTAGCCAGCAGCTCGACAACCTGCGCACCACCTTCTTCCGCCAGGCCATGTTTGCCGAGTTCGAGCTGGCCGCGCACGAGGCCGCCGAGAAGGGCGAGCCCATCACCGGCGAGGGCCTCAGCAAGATCTATCTGACCCTGCTGAAGCGCTACCACGGCCACGACCAGGGCGTGGTGAAGATCGACGATCTGTTCGGTGTCGAGTGGGCCTACATCCCGCATTTCTACCGCGACTTCTACGTCTACCAGTACGCCACCTGCGTGAGCGCCGCGGCCTTCTTCGCCGAAGGGTTGGCCAAGGGCGACCTGGCGCTGCGCGAGCGCTACTTCACCATGTTGAAGGCCGGCAGCTCGGCCGACCCCTACCCGCTGACGCGCGCCGCCGGCCTGGACCTGGCCTCGCCCGAACCCTACCGCGCCCTGGTGCGCCGCATGAACCGCGCGATGGACCAGCTGGAAGCGCTGCTGGCGAGCGGCAAGCCATGA
- a CDS encoding M3 family metallopeptidase — translation MRGALRKTVVVAAAALAVAGAVSQPAPANPLLSPSKLPLQYPPFDQIRDSDFAPALDQGMAEQLAEVQAIADNPAPPSFENTIVALEQSGRTLARSATVLFSLLGADSNPARLKLQAEYAAKLAAHRDAVSLNPRLFARIQALHAQRKQLGLDTEGLRLLERYQRNFVRAGAQLGEAQQARIKAINAELATLAARFNQQVLAEVNDSALVVDSAAELAGLSPAQLADAAAAAKARGLGDGKYLIALLNTTGQPALAQLENRALRERLYQASAARGSRGNAQDSTASVARTAALRAERAQLLGYATHADYVLEEETAKSSATVMGLLRQLAPAAVAAAKREAGELQALIDAEQAARHEPSFKLAAWDWAFYAEKLRAAKYGFDESQLKPYLELKNVLENGVFYAAGQLYGLTFKQRHDLPVYHPSVTVYDVFNADGSQLAIFVADMYARPSKRGGAWANAYVPQSRLLGTLPVIANHLNVPPPAAGQPTLLSWDEVNTLFHEFGHALHGMFSNVRYPSFAGTAVPRDFVEYPSQVNEMWADWPSVLAHYARHHQSGEPMPRALLDKVVAAKAFNQGFATTEYLSATILDQRWHQLKPAEVPAARDVMAFEAQVLKNEGVDFAPVPPRYRTPYFSHIMGGYAVGYYAYLWSEVLDANTVEWFKAHGGLKRENGDAFRAALLSRGGSEDAMTLFGKLTGHGPQLQPLLQRRGLVLMKP, via the coding sequence ATGAGAGGGGCACTGCGCAAAACCGTCGTCGTGGCCGCGGCGGCGCTGGCCGTCGCCGGCGCCGTCTCCCAGCCGGCCCCGGCCAACCCGCTGCTGAGCCCCAGCAAGCTGCCGCTGCAATACCCGCCCTTCGACCAGATCCGCGACAGCGACTTCGCGCCCGCGCTTGACCAGGGCATGGCCGAGCAGCTGGCCGAGGTGCAGGCGATTGCCGACAACCCGGCGCCGCCGAGCTTCGAGAACACCATCGTGGCGCTGGAGCAGAGCGGCCGCACCCTGGCGCGCAGCGCCACCGTGCTGTTCAGCCTGCTGGGGGCCGACAGCAACCCGGCGCGCCTGAAGCTGCAGGCCGAGTACGCCGCCAAGCTGGCCGCGCATCGCGACGCGGTCTCGCTCAACCCCAGGCTGTTCGCGCGCATCCAGGCCCTCCACGCCCAGCGCAAGCAGCTGGGCCTGGACACCGAGGGCCTGCGCCTGCTGGAGCGCTACCAGCGCAATTTCGTGCGTGCCGGCGCCCAGCTGGGCGAGGCGCAGCAGGCCCGCATCAAGGCCATCAATGCCGAGCTGGCCACGTTGGCGGCACGCTTCAACCAGCAGGTGCTGGCCGAGGTGAACGACTCGGCCCTGGTGGTGGACAGCGCCGCCGAGCTGGCCGGCCTCAGCCCCGCCCAGCTGGCCGATGCCGCGGCCGCCGCCAAGGCGCGCGGGCTCGGCGATGGCAAGTACCTGATCGCCCTGCTCAACACCACCGGCCAGCCGGCGCTGGCCCAGCTGGAGAACCGCGCGCTGCGCGAGCGCCTCTACCAGGCCTCGGCCGCACGCGGCAGCCGCGGCAATGCGCAGGACAGCACCGCCAGCGTGGCGCGCACCGCCGCCCTGCGTGCCGAGCGCGCCCAGTTGCTGGGTTATGCGACCCATGCCGACTATGTGCTGGAGGAGGAGACCGCCAAGTCTTCGGCCACCGTGATGGGCCTGCTGCGGCAGCTGGCGCCCGCCGCCGTGGCCGCGGCGAAGCGCGAGGCCGGCGAGCTGCAGGCCCTCATCGATGCCGAGCAGGCGGCCCGCCATGAGCCTTCGTTCAAGCTAGCCGCCTGGGACTGGGCCTTCTACGCCGAGAAGCTGCGCGCCGCCAAGTATGGTTTCGACGAGAGCCAGCTCAAGCCCTATCTGGAGCTGAAGAACGTGCTGGAGAACGGCGTGTTCTACGCCGCCGGCCAGCTCTACGGCCTGACGTTCAAGCAGCGCCACGACCTGCCGGTCTACCACCCCAGCGTGACGGTCTACGACGTCTTCAATGCCGACGGCTCGCAGCTGGCCATCTTCGTGGCCGATATGTATGCGCGCCCCTCCAAGCGCGGCGGCGCCTGGGCGAATGCCTATGTGCCGCAGAGCCGGCTGCTGGGCACGCTGCCGGTGATCGCCAACCACCTGAACGTGCCGCCGCCGGCCGCGGGCCAGCCCACGCTGCTGAGCTGGGACGAGGTCAACACCTTGTTCCACGAGTTCGGCCACGCGCTGCACGGCATGTTCTCGAACGTGCGCTACCCCAGCTTCGCCGGCACCGCCGTGCCGCGCGACTTCGTCGAGTACCCCTCGCAGGTGAACGAGATGTGGGCCGACTGGCCCAGCGTGCTGGCCCATTACGCGCGCCACCACCAGAGCGGCGAGCCGATGCCGCGCGCGCTCTTGGACAAGGTGGTGGCCGCGAAGGCCTTCAACCAGGGTTTTGCCACCACCGAGTACCTCAGCGCCACCATCCTGGACCAGCGCTGGCACCAGCTCAAGCCGGCCGAGGTGCCGGCCGCCCGGGACGTGATGGCCTTCGAGGCCCAGGTGCTGAAGAACGAGGGCGTGGACTTCGCGCCGGTGCCGCCGCGCTACCGCACGCCCTACTTCAGCCACATCATGGGCGGCTATGCGGTGGGCTACTACGCCTATCTGTGGAGCGAGGTGCTGGACGCCAACACGGTGGAATGGTTCAAGGCCCACGGCGGCCTCAAGCGCGAGAACGGCGATGCCTTCCGCGCCGCCCTGCTCTCGCGCGGCGGCAGCGAGGACGCGATGACGCTGTTCGGCAAGCTCACCGGCCATGGCCCCCAGCTGCAGCCGCTGCTGCAGCGGCGCGGCCTGGTGCTGATGAAGCCGTAA
- a CDS encoding DMT family transporter, which produces MPFLGLIFNALVWGLSWWPFRQFQAAGMHPLWTTVLLYTLSWLVICIVNRDAWREFLASPALWVVMLAAGATNTFFNWGVATGDVVRVVLLFYLMPLWAVLLARLILGEHLTRLALLRMALALGGAATMLAPAGGGMPLPASLADWLGVVGGMCFALNNVMLRREAARGAHARALAMFTGGVLVAGASASLMVSQGLAAWPSLPGPLWLLPLAGMAVLFFLSNLSLQYGAARLPANVTAIVMLIEVPAAAISALLWGGGQLDAKTAIGGLCIVGAALLSALEGRKS; this is translated from the coding sequence ATGCCGTTTCTTGGATTGATCTTCAACGCCCTGGTCTGGGGGCTGTCGTGGTGGCCGTTCCGGCAGTTCCAGGCCGCCGGCATGCACCCGCTGTGGACCACGGTGCTGCTCTACACGCTCAGCTGGCTGGTGATCTGCATCGTCAACCGCGACGCCTGGCGCGAGTTCCTCGCCAGCCCGGCGCTGTGGGTCGTGATGCTGGCCGCGGGCGCCACCAACACCTTCTTCAACTGGGGCGTGGCCACCGGCGATGTGGTGCGGGTGGTGCTGCTGTTCTATCTGATGCCGCTGTGGGCGGTGCTGCTGGCGCGCCTGATCCTGGGCGAGCACCTCACCCGTCTGGCGCTGCTGCGCATGGCCCTGGCGCTGGGCGGCGCGGCCACCATGCTGGCGCCGGCCGGGGGCGGCATGCCCTTGCCGGCCAGCCTGGCCGACTGGCTGGGCGTGGTGGGCGGCATGTGCTTCGCGCTCAACAACGTGATGCTGCGCCGCGAGGCCGCGCGCGGCGCCCATGCCCGCGCGCTGGCCATGTTTACCGGCGGCGTGCTGGTGGCGGGCGCCTCGGCCAGCCTGATGGTGAGCCAGGGCCTGGCGGCCTGGCCCAGCCTGCCCGGGCCGCTCTGGCTGCTGCCGCTGGCCGGCATGGCGGTGCTGTTCTTCCTCTCCAACCTCTCGCTGCAGTACGGCGCGGCGCGCCTGCCGGCCAACGTCACCGCCATCGTGATGCTGATCGAGGTGCCGGCAGCGGCCATCTCGGCGCTGCTCTGGGGCGGCGGCCAGCTGGACGCCAAGACCGCCATCGGCGGCCTGTGCATCGTGGGCGCGGCCCTGCTGTCAGCACTGGAAGGTCGCAAAAGCTAA
- a CDS encoding Crp/Fnr family transcriptional regulator yields the protein MTTPCPVCGPAFLDWLQQDAARLAQWQALPRRRLARGQRWPGEGLAWVEQGLLRSVFLDAQGRERNHAFYPELQWLGLPGAAAPAAGMVEALEPSELVELSGPALQALQRAWPQALELILQGLAAGLARQTLREQQLLMLDATARYQRFLADEPALAQRLAQKQVASYLGITEVALSRLRRRLRDGSLRP from the coding sequence ATGACGACACCCTGCCCCGTGTGCGGGCCCGCCTTTCTCGACTGGCTTCAACAGGACGCCGCACGCCTGGCGCAATGGCAGGCCTTGCCGCGGCGGCGCCTGGCGCGCGGCCAGCGCTGGCCGGGCGAGGGCCTGGCCTGGGTCGAGCAGGGCCTGCTGCGCAGCGTGTTCCTGGATGCCCAGGGGCGCGAGCGCAATCACGCCTTCTACCCGGAGCTGCAATGGCTGGGCCTACCCGGCGCGGCGGCGCCAGCGGCCGGCATGGTGGAGGCGCTGGAGCCCAGCGAGCTGGTGGAGCTCTCGGGGCCGGCGCTGCAAGCCCTGCAGCGCGCCTGGCCACAGGCGCTGGAGCTGATCCTGCAGGGCCTGGCCGCCGGCCTGGCGCGCCAGACCCTGCGCGAGCAGCAGCTGCTGATGCTGGACGCGACCGCACGCTACCAGCGCTTCCTGGCCGACGAGCCGGCATTGGCGCAGCGGCTGGCGCAGAAACAAGTGGCGAGCTATCTGGGCATCACCGAGGTGGCGCTGTCGCGCCTGCGGCGGCGGCTGCGCGACGGCAGCCTCAGGCCTTGA
- the arfB gene encoding alternative ribosome rescue aminoacyl-tRNA hydrolase ArfB codes for MKLDWTPADWELDFSFIRASGPGGQNVNKVSSAVHLRFDIARSSLPALIKERLLKLSDQRITGEGVIVIKAQDSRSQEQNRQEAVARLVELVQSVAHTPKARRATKPTWGSKQRRLEGKSLRSSVKAGRAKPEL; via the coding sequence ATGAAGCTGGACTGGACGCCGGCCGATTGGGAGCTGGATTTCAGCTTCATCCGCGCCAGCGGCCCCGGCGGCCAGAACGTCAACAAGGTCAGCAGCGCCGTCCACCTGCGCTTCGACATCGCCCGTTCCAGCCTGCCGGCGCTGATCAAGGAGCGCCTGCTCAAGCTTTCCGATCAGCGCATCACCGGCGAGGGCGTGATCGTCATCAAGGCCCAGGACAGCCGCAGCCAGGAGCAGAACCGCCAGGAGGCGGTGGCACGCCTGGTCGAGCTGGTGCAAAGCGTGGCCCACACGCCCAAGGCGCGCCGCGCCACCAAGCCCACCTGGGGCTCCAAGCAACGCCGCCTGGAGGGCAAGAGCCTACGCAGCAGCGTCAAGGCCGGGCGCGCCAAACCCGAGCTATGA
- the lplT gene encoding lysophospholipid transporter LplT, with amino-acid sequence MKKGFYTIMSAQFFSSLADNALLVGAIELLKSSGAPAWQVPALAPMFALFYVILAPLVGAFADAAPKGKVMFYSNSIKVLGCLMMLFGGHPLLAYAIVGLGAAAYSPAKYGILTELLPPSQLVKANGWIEGLTVGSIIMGVLLGGQLVGPRLSHLLLGFDFPFVDTGVDTPPEAAIASMIVLYIIAALFNLRIPRTEAPLQPMSANALELVRDFSQCNAKLWSDKLGQISLASTTLVWGVSGNMRVIVFPWAAAALGYSTTQASSLAGVVVIGTAVSAVVASLMMRLDRATNLIPLGIVMGLLMLGLNFITNLYLAIPFLVLLGATVGYLVVPMNALLQHRGHNLMGAGRSIAVQNFNEQACILGLGAFYTALTKFGMSAFGAITIFGLVVAGCMWMIRRWHQSNCIKHRDEVERLLAIARTDQH; translated from the coding sequence ATGAAAAAAGGTTTCTACACCATCATGTCGGCGCAGTTTTTCAGCTCGCTGGCTGATAACGCGTTGCTGGTGGGCGCCATTGAGTTACTCAAGTCCTCCGGCGCGCCGGCCTGGCAGGTGCCGGCCCTGGCGCCGATGTTTGCGCTCTTCTATGTGATCCTGGCGCCCCTGGTGGGCGCTTTTGCCGATGCCGCGCCCAAGGGCAAGGTGATGTTCTATTCAAACAGCATCAAGGTGCTGGGCTGTTTGATGATGCTGTTCGGTGGCCACCCGCTGCTGGCCTATGCCATCGTGGGCCTGGGTGCGGCGGCCTACTCGCCCGCCAAGTACGGCATCCTCACCGAGCTGCTGCCACCCTCGCAGCTGGTGAAGGCGAATGGCTGGATCGAGGGCCTGACGGTGGGCTCCATCATCATGGGCGTGCTGTTGGGCGGCCAGCTGGTGGGCCCGCGCCTCTCGCACCTGCTGCTGGGCTTCGATTTCCCCTTTGTGGACACCGGCGTGGACACCCCGCCCGAGGCGGCCATCGCCTCCATGATCGTGCTCTACATCATCGCGGCGCTGTTCAATCTGCGCATTCCGCGCACCGAGGCGCCGCTGCAGCCCATGAGCGCCAACGCGCTGGAGCTGGTGCGCGACTTCAGCCAGTGCAATGCCAAGCTGTGGAGCGACAAGCTGGGCCAGATCTCGCTGGCCTCCACCACCCTGGTGTGGGGCGTGTCGGGCAATATGCGCGTGATCGTGTTCCCCTGGGCCGCCGCGGCGCTGGGCTACAGCACCACGCAAGCGTCTTCGCTGGCGGGCGTGGTGGTGATCGGCACGGCGGTGAGCGCGGTGGTCGCCTCGCTGATGATGCGGCTGGACCGCGCCACCAACCTGATCCCGCTGGGCATCGTGATGGGCCTCTTGATGCTGGGCCTGAACTTCATCACCAATCTCTACCTGGCGATTCCCTTCCTGGTGCTGCTGGGCGCCACGGTGGGCTATCTGGTGGTGCCGATGAATGCGCTGCTGCAGCACCGCGGCCACAACCTGATGGGCGCGGGCCGCTCGATCGCGGTGCAGAACTTCAACGAGCAGGCCTGCATCCTGGGCCTGGGCGCCTTCTACACCGCGCTCACCAAGTTCGGCATGTCGGCCTTCGGCGCCATCACCATCTTCGGCCTGGTGGTGGCCGGCTGCATGTGGATGATCCGCCGCTGGCACCAGAGCAACTGCATCAAGCACCGCGACGAGGTCGAGCGCCTGCTGGCGATCGCCCGCACCGACCAGCATTGA